A genomic segment from Pseudopipra pipra isolate bDixPip1 chromosome 14, bDixPip1.hap1, whole genome shotgun sequence encodes:
- the LOC135421876 gene encoding golgin subfamily A member 6-like protein 24 codes for MGKLGFEKAWIKEEQREQNDEEKLPMNEEEIQRHVEKLQSYIEKMQKNEEEMRENKEKMRRNEEKIQEIDEKIQEIKEKIQENEVKIQEDKEKIQQIKEKIRNNEIKIQMNKEKQEKKERMLKNVGKLQKNEVKPEKFMDKIQAMKEKIRKNKSKILMDEEGMQIKEGIKNKGKIQELDKKIQELDKKMQELDKKMQEGREKIQQLKEKIRNNEIKIQTNKEKIQEKKERRLKNVEKTQKNEIKTESEIQEFKEKIQAIKEKMRRNKEMQIKEKTHQIKGKIQELDENIQENEIKMQDDREGIQQIKENIQKNEIIMQMIKEKIQENEERRLKIVEEIQENEAKPENEIKIQEDKNKIQQIKEKLRKNEIKLEMIKEKIQEEEERRLKSAEKIPKIEEEMQIKEKIRKNKEKIQKLNRKIQELDEKIRKNTENEIKIQEMKEKIKAAKGKIKNKENSKIPKNKTKILESEVKPENEMEIRKNEIKIQEIKEKIRKNKLKIQESKEKIPKSEEITENKIKIRRKEEKIEEIEGKMRKIKDEMRKIEEKIQKNKIRIQVNEKIPKNEEKIQKYMEE; via the coding sequence ATGGGGAAACTGGGCTTTGAGAAGGCTTGGATTAAAGAGGAGCAACGAGAGCAGAATGATGAGGAAAAACTACCGATGaatgaagaagaaatacagAGGCATGTAGAGAAATTACAGAGCTACAtagaaaaaatgcagaagaatgaagaagaaatgcgcgagaacaaagaaaaaatgaggAGGAACGAAGAAAAGATACAGGAGATTGATGAAAAAATACAGGAgatcaaagaaaaaatacaggagaatgaagtaaaaatacaggaggacaaagaaaaaatacagcagaTCAAAGAAAAGATACggaacaatgaaataaaaatacagatgaacaaagaaaaacaggaaaagaaagaaagaatgctgaaaaatgtgggaaaactacagaaaaatgaagtaaaaccAGAGAAGTTCATGGATAAAATACAggcaatgaaagaaaaaataaggaagaacaAATCAAAAATACTGATGGACGAAGAAGGAATGCAAATCAAAGAAGGAATTAAGAACAAGGGAAAAATACAGGAGCTGGACAAAAAAATACAGGAGCTCGACAAAAAAATGCAGGAGCTTGACAAAAAAATGCAGGAGGGCagagaaaaaatacagcagctcaaagaaaagatacggaacaatgaaataaaaatacagacaaacaaagaaaaaatacaggaaaagaaagaaagaaggctgaagaatgtggaaaaaacacagaagaatgaaataaaaacagagagcGAAATACAGgagttcaaagaaaaaatacaggcaatcaaagaaaaaatgaggaggaacaaagaaatgcagatcaaagaaaaaacacatcAGATCAAAGGAAAGATACAGGAGCTCGATGAAAATATACaggagaatgaaataaaaatgcaggaTGACAGAGAAGGAATACAGCAGATCaaagaaaatatacagaaaaatgaaataataatgcagatgatcaaagaaaaaatacaggaaaatgaagaaagaaggCTGAAGATTGTGGAAGAAATACAGGAGAATGAAGCAAAACCAGAGAAcgaaataaaaatacaggaggacaaaaataaaatacagcagaTCAAAGAAAAGTTACggaagaatgaaataaaattagagatgatcaaagaaaaaatacaggaagaggaagaaagaaggctGAAGAGTGCGGAAAAAATACCGAAGATTGAAGAAGAAATGCAgatcaaagaaaaaattaggaagaacaaagaaaaaatacagaagctcaacagaaaaatacaggagCTTGACGAAAAAATACGGAAGAATacagagaatgaaataaaaatacaggagatgaaagaaaaaataaaggcagccaaaggaaaaataaagaacaaagaaaatagcaaaataccaaagaacaaaaccaaaatactgGAGAGTGAAGTAAAACCAGAGAACGAAATGGAAATTCgtaagaatgaaataaaaatacaggagatcaaagaaaaaatacggaagaacaaattaaaaatacaggaaagcaaagagaaaataccGAAGAGTGAGGAAATAacagagaacaaaataaaaatacgtaggaaagaagaaaaaatagaggAGATCGAGGGAAAAATGCGGAAGATCAAAGACGAAATGCGGAAgattgaagaaaaaatacagaagaacaAAATAAGAATACAGGTAAACGAAAAAATACcgaagaatgaagaaaaaatacagaaatatatggAAGAATGA